TCGGCGATGATGTCGAGCGCCCCCTGAAGGGCGTCCTCTCCGGATGGCACACCTTTTTCTTCGGAAACGAAGGGGATGGCGAGAACAGCCGGATCATCCCCCCTCTGGAGCAGCAGCTGCTCGGCGAGGGAAGCCAGTCCCTTTTCCTCGGCGATGGATGCCCTGGTTCTTCGCTTGGGCCGGAAGGGAAGATATATGTCCTCGAGGACGGCCAGGGAAGGGGCGTTCCGGACCTTTTCCCCGAGCTCGGCCGAAAGAAGGCTTCGTTCCTCGAGGGATGAAAGCACCGCCTTTTTTCTGTCTTCAAGCTCCTCGAGCCTGGCATATCGCTCTTTTATGGCAAAAATGGCCTCTTCATCGAGGGAGCCTGTGGCTTCCTTTCTATACCGAGCAATAAAGGGTACGGTGGCGCCCTGTTCAAGAAGGGACAGAGCCGCTTCCGTGGACGAAGGGGCGATTTTGAGTTCCTGGGAAACGCGCTTGGCGATGTAGGCGTTCATTCAAAGCCTCCGGTTCTTTTTTCTCATTCTAGCACGGCGCTAAAAGACGGACCACATCATGATAGAATCTGTCTGGAAGAGAGGGAACGCTCATGGATAAAAACTGGTGGATGCCGTTGTACAGCGTCTTGTTCGGAATATATGTCCCGGAGGAGATCCGGGAGCTGAAAGGTGATGTGGTCATGCACCTCGCCGATACCCCGTCGACCGTCTACGGGGCGCTGCGAAGGCTTGTGAAGGCCATTTCGCCGCGCTGGATAGTTCATACGGGCGACCTCGTCGATGATGTGAAGCTTGAACTTTCCCCGGCGGAACTGCCGAGATACAGGACCAAGCTGGAGCATCTCAGGCGATCCCTTGAAGGAGATGATTCTCCCGGCCTTGTTTTTGTCACCGGAAATCACGACGACGAATCTACGGTCAGGGAAATGTTCCCTGACAGCGTGGTCTTCAGGGAACGGGGGCGGATTGAACTCTGCGGAGAGGGGTTCAACCTCAGCCATGACAGGGCCTGCCTGGGGGAGCCGCCCCTCAGGTACAATCTTTTCGGCCATGAGCCGTCCAAAGCGGATCTTTCCGAACAGGGGCGCTTTTATTTAAACGGGCTTCTGGGCGTGCATATCATTTCTCCTTCCCTGGGAAAGGTGTACTGCCTACCCTATCCAGGGTACGTGGATGACGGACGGTTGGGACGGAGAAAAAGGGGTTTGTGATGAAAAGGGGGGACCATCGTGCTTTCCATCGTCCGCGGGGGACCGCGAATTCTGCTTCTGAGCGGAAACGTGGCCGCAATGAAGTCTCTGGTTTCTTCGAAATTCAGGTGCACTGAACACACTCTCGAAGGCGCTTTTGACAGCGCCGGAGAGGGGCAGTCCGTTATTCTCTTCCGGGAACGTCCCTTGGGGGGGCGACGGTTTTTCATGGCGGACGCAGCCGCAGACGAGATACTTGCCCTTTTCCTGAACAGCGGGGGCGAAGCTCTGCCGGCGTCGGTAAGGATCATGCCCCGTCTTCTATTTTTTCGGGTCTTTGGAGAAAAGGAACGGGTCATCGGACAGATAGCCCGGGACTACTCGGCGGAACGGGGAAGACTCCGGTCAGTCCTCCGTGTTCCGAAAAAGGGGGCCATCGCGGTCTGTTTTACGGCGAAACCGCTGAACAGGCCCCTCTCGCTGGCTGACATGATGGACGAAGTGCTCCACGTGGAGGGAGTCTCCTTTGAAAAACTGTTGAACTCCCTTCGGAGCAGGGCCCTGTGGTATTTCAGCGAGGGACTCGAGAACCGGCAGTGGAACGAACTGGAGATACGGATCTATGATTCGTGGGGCAGGTATCTCGACCATTATGAACGGCTCCGTATCGTCCTGGAAAGTCTCGAAGCGGGCATGATCCTGGGGGAAGGGTGGGGGAAGGATTACGCCCACATCCTCATGGCAGTGAAAATTTATCGTGTGAGGCTTTTTACCTTTCTGCCGGCCCCGGTGATAAAGGAAATTCTTATGGGCCTGGAATACGGAGCGGACGGTTCCCGGCTCGTCGACTTCGACCTGTACAGCGGAAAGGAAAAGATTTCCTGGGGCGGCATAGGAGGAAAAGCGAAGTCACGGGGCGAGAGGAACTCCATGGGCGCGGATCTCAGGGCTCAGCTTTTTTCTCAGCTTTTTCCGGAGGACAGGGAGCACCTCGAAGAGTGGGAACGCCGGGTTCTCAGGCAGCGGACGGGGGAAGGGAACCGGGAGAACTGATCCATCAGAAAGGAAGAAATTGTATTTTCTTCTTGCAAAGAACTAAACTCTGCGATTATACTTATTCAGAAACTTCGCGTTGGTTTCTGTGGGCCTTCAGGTTTTATGATTGCATCTGATCACAATTCGGGTCGTCAACCAATGAAGGAGGTCTTTCCTATGGAAGTTCTCAAGGTCTCTGCCAAGTCACAGCCCAAGTCCGTTGCGGGGGCCATAGCTGCGGTGCTCCGGGAAAAAGGGGCCGTGGAGGTACAGGCAGTAGGCGCAGGTGCGGTCAACCAATCGGTGAAGTCCATTGCCATAGCCCGCGGATATGTGGCGCCGAACGGCATCGATCTCATATGCATCCCTGCCTTTTCCAAGATATCCATTGACGATGAAGAGAGGACGGCCATCAGGTTCCAGCTCGAATCGCGGTAGAACCGCAGGAATCGATCAAGCCCCGGCCGAAGAAGCCGGGGCTTTCCTGTTTCCCCGCAGCTTCCCGGGGAAAATACAGAACCGGTATGGAAAATAAGCCCATCGTTGAGGTATACTATCCTGCATAATGTATATCCGGCGCTTTCTTTCTTTAACATGAGGGAGGAAAGGATCTGCCGGCAGGAGGAGACAGCATGTCGGAAATCACTGCTCCCAAGGGAGTCCGGGATATTCTTCCCGATGAATCGTGGAAATGGGATTACGTCTTCGGAGTTCTCCGAAAGACTGCGGCGGATTTCGGTTTTTCCGAGGTTCACCTGCCCATTTTCGAACATACCGAGCTTTTTTCAAGGGGTATCGGCGACACCACGGACGTGGTGGAAAAAGAGATGTACACCTTCACCGACAAGGGAGGGCGGAGCATCACCCTTCGTCCCGAGGCGACGGCATCCATGGTCCGCTCCTATCTTGAACACAGGATGGGAACCCTTCCCCAGCCGGTTAAGTTGTGGTGCGCGGGTCCCATGTTCAGATACGAACGCCCCCAGAAGGGCCGTTACAGGCAGTTCTGGCAGGTCGATTTCGAGAGCCTCGGCTCAGCCTCCCCCTATGCCGATGCAGAGATCATCGCCCTGTCCCTGGAGGCTTTCAGACGGCTGGGCCTGTCCCGGCTCGAAGTGGTCATCAATTCCGTGGGATGCCCTGCCTGCCGGCCTGATTACAGGCAGCGCCTGACGGAGTATTTCGCGTCCAGGGAAGGAGATCTGTGTGAAACCTGCCGCGACAGGATGGGCAGGAACCCTCTGAGGATTCTTGACTGCAAGAAGGAGTCCTGCAGGGGAGTCACAGAGGGCGCTCCTTCTGTATATGAAAGCCTCTGCTCCGAGTGCAGGGAGCATTTCGACGCCGTCAGATCCTCCCTCGACGGGCTGGGGGCGGTCTACAGCATGGACAAGCGCCTTGTCAGGGGGCTTGACTACTATACAAAAACAGCCTATGAAGTGCTCTCCGGAGCCCTGGGATCCCAGAACGCCGTGTGCGGCGGAGGGCGGTACGACAATCTCGCAGAAGCCATCGGGGGTCCCCCTGTCCCCGGCGTAGGATTTGCCGCCGGAGTGGACCGTATCCTCATGGTCATGGAGCAGGAGGGCTGTTCCTTCGGGGAAGAACCCCGCCTCGACGTGTTCGGCATCGCCCTGGATTCCCGCTCGCGGGCCGGAATTCTTTCCGTTGTGAATTTGCTCAGGAAAAAGGGCATATCGGCGGACATGGATTTCAACGACAGAAGCATGAAAGCTCAGATGAAGACGGCTTCGGCAAGAAACGCGCGGCTTGTCTGCATCATCGGCGAGGATGAACTTGCCCGGGGGACGGTGGCGATCAAGAACCTTGCCACGGGCGAACAAAAGGAAATCGCCGGAGAATGTTTGGCGGAAGCGGTACAGGAAACGCTCTCTACCCTGAAAGGGTAAAGAACCCGGCTTGTTGTGAGAGGAAGGGTCCCCATGGAAGGCACACATCGTCATTATGACGGCAACTGGCAGCGCACCTTTTATTGCGGCATGGTCTCCGGCAGGGCGGGAGAAGAGATTCCGGCGGCAGTGAACGGGTGGGTCCGCAGGAGGCGGGATCTCGGAGGCCTCATATTTATCGAGTTATGGGACCACACCGGGGTCGTCCAGGTAGTCTTCAATCCCGAGCTGACCCCTGAAGTCCACGAGCGGGCGGGAGACCTCCGCAGCGAATTTGTGATTGCCGTCCGGGGAAGAATCCGTCTCCGGCCCGAAGGAACGGCCAATCCCTCCATGAGGACGGGGGACTGGGAGATCGTGGCGGAGGACTTCCTTCTTCTGTCGCCCGCCGCCCCTCTTCCCTTTGAAATTTCCGAGGCCACCGACCGGGTCGACGAGAATCTCAGACTGCGCCACAGGTACCTTGATCTCCGCAGGGACAGGATGCAGCGCAACCTCAGGATCCGGCACAGGATCTCCATGTTCACGAGGAACTTTCTCTCCGGAGAGGGTTTCCTCGAAATCGAGACGCCTATGCTGACCCTCTCCACCCCTGAAGGGGCCAGGGACTATCTTGTTCCGAGCCGGGTGAATCCGGGGACCTTCTACGCGTTGCCCCAATCGCCCCAAATCTTCAAGCAGATACTTATGATCAGCGGGTTCGACCGCTACTTCCAGATAGTGAAATGCTTCCGGGACGAAGACCTGCGCGCCGACAGGCAGCCCGAGTTCACCCAGGTGGACATAGAAATGAGCTACCTCACGGAGGAAAACATCTTTTCCCTTATGGAAGTCTACATGAAGGGGCTCTTCAAGGAAATCCTCGGCGTGGACATCCCCGTACCCTTCCGCAGAATGCCCTACTGGGAGGCCATAGACCGCTTCGGAAGCGACAAACCCGACCTCAGGATCCCCTTTGAAATTGCCGACCTGTCCTCTGTCTTTGCCGGGGCGGGTTTCGAGCCTTTCAGGGAGACTCTTGCGGGCGGAGGATACGTCAGGGGGCTTCCTCTCCCAGGCGGTGCCGCCCTTTCGAGAAAGAACCTTTCCGATGTGGAGGAGAAGGCGAAAAAACTCGGAGCCGGAGGGCTTTCGGCGTTCCAGCTGAAAGAAGGTGTTCTCAAGGGACCCCTTGTGAAGTTCCTTGACGAAGAGCAACAGGCTCTCCTGGTAAAAGTATCGGGACTTCAGGAGGGGGACGCTCTCTTCGTCCTTGCCGGCAGCGACAGAAGGGAAGTCTCCGAGATTCTCGGCTCTCTTCGTCTGGACCTGGCCAGGGAACGCGGACTTGTTCTTTCTGACCGGTGGGAGTTTCTCTGGGTCGTGGAATTTCCCCTCTTCGAGAAAGACGAAGAGGCCGGACGGTGGGCGGCGGTGCATCACCCCTTCACGTCTCCCATGGCTGAGGACATCGCTCTCTTGGATACGGACCCGGGCATGGTCAGGTCCAGGGCCTACGACTGCGTGCTGAACGGGAACGAAGTGGGCGGCGGTTCCATCAGGATTCATGACCCTGCGGTCCAGGAAAAGGTCTTTTCCTGCCTTTCCTTCACCAGGGAAGACGCCCGGGCCCGGTTCGGCTTCTTTCTTGACGCTCTCGCTTCCGGCACGCCGCCCCACGGGGGGATTGCCCTCGGCCTGGACAGGCTGACCATGCTTCTCTGCGGTGCGTCCTCCATACGGGACGTCATGGCCTTCCCCAAGACCCAGAAAGCCCAGTGCCTCATGTCCGGGGCCCCTTCGCCGGTCTCGCAGGATCAGCTCGATGAACTCCGGATCTGTTCCGTGCCGGAAGAGAGAAAATAAAGAATCATCCGCGGTCTCACCAGTACTGGGGAGACCGCGATCATACATAAGGAGGAGATGACCAATGGTTCGAATTCGATACCTCGGGCACGCGGCATTCGAACTGAAGGGAGAGGGGGCGACCATACTGGTGGATCCTTTTCTGAGCGGCAACCCGTCCGCAGCGGCAGCCCCCGGTGATTTCGAGTCGGTGGATTTTATTTTCGTTACCCACGGTCACGACGACCATCTGGGCGATACCGTTGAGATAGCCTCCCGCACGGGAGCCACCGTTGCAGCCAACTTCGAGATCTGCCACTACCTGGGCGGAAAGGGGCTGAAATGCCATCCCATGCACATCGGAGGAGCTTTTACCTTTCCTTTCGGCAGGGTGAAGATGACGCCGGCCCTTCACGGTTCGGACATAACGGAAGGGGACCATCTCATACCTGGAGGCAATCCCTGCGGGTTTCTTTTCGACATTGGGGGAGTGAAGATCTACCACGCCGGAGATACGGGACTGACCATGGACATGCAGCTTCTCGCCATGGAAGGGGTGAAGGCGGCCCTGCTGCCCATAGGGGGAAACTTCGTCATGGACGTGAAGGATGCGGTCCGGGCCGTTGGGTTCATCCATCCCGAAATAGCCGTTCCCATCCACTATGACACGTTCCCCGTGATACAGGCTGATCCCGGAGAATTCGCCCGCCTGGTGGGGAGCGCGGCAAAGGTGGTTGTCATGAAAGCGGGAGAGTGCCTGGAACTGGCGTGAGGCAAAGCGGTAAACGGCGGAGAGGGACGTCCATCCCCTCTCCGCCGTACGCTCAGTATCGCAGACCGTATGCCGGGTAATAGATTCTTTCGTCGTGAAGTCCCATTTCCTGGTCATGCAGTGCGGCGCGCACCTTCTCGCCGAGATTCACGCAGAGGACCGACGTGAGAATGTGGATAAGGAAAACGGGGCCCACGATGCTGCTGCCGAAGGTGGGGCTTGTCTCGCTGGCGAAAAAGGAGAGGTCGGAAAGCTGGCAGACCGGAGCTGCCGGGCTGTCCGTGATGGTGATGACCTTCGCGCCGTTGGAGGAGATCCTCTCTATGGATTCCGTCACCTCGATGACGTAGCTCGGCAGTTCGCATACCACCACGATATCACCCTTCGTCACCGTCCTCGCCTGCTCGATCAGGGCCACTGACCCCCTTTTCATCAGCGAACTCCGGATGCCCATCTCCATGAGACGGGTATACAGGGCTTCGGCAACCAGGGAGGAAATTCCCCAGCCCATGCAGTAGACCATGTTGGCCTGCCGGACCATTTCACAAAACTTCACGATGTTCTGGGGCTTGAGCTGGTTCCAGGTGTCGTCGAGATTCGCGTGTTCCATGCGGAGGATTTCTTCGGGGAGATCCTGGCGGTTTTTCATAATCTTGCTGAGAAGAGCGGTGGGGTTGACGTGTTCAAGGACTGAATTCTGCAGAGCGTCCTTCAAATCGGCGTACCCGCTAAAGCCGACCATCCTGGAGACGCGAACGAGCTGGGCCTTTGAAACATCCAGCTTTTCAGCCACCTCGCCAATGGAAAGAAATGCCGCTTCCCTGGTGTTGGAGAGAAGATATTCCACAACGCGCCGGGCCTTGTTCGGCATTTGCTCCATCTTTTCACGCAGCATGGCTTGAAGCTCTGCACTATCCATGAAAGACACCTCCGAAACCGGATAATATTTCAAGAAATATATGGAGATTTAAGTTTATTCCCAAGAAAGGGTTCCGTCAATTCCTCTCTTATTCCCTAAATCCGCAGATTTTTCAGGCAGAGGGAGTGTCGCCGGGCATAAGGTGAATTCGCCCTCCCCAGGGGCGAAGAGATTATCCCCTGGGGAGGGCGCCCGGGGGAGAGAAACCGACACGGATGTCGGTTTCACAGGCAGGCAACCGGCGAACGCAGGGAGCCGAGATGATCGCCTGGGCAGTTGTCAAGGACGACAATCTGCACCCCCCGCCCAAGCGTTCCCCGGTGACACTCCCCGCTGCC
The sequence above is drawn from the Aminivibrio sp. genome and encodes:
- a CDS encoding MurR/RpiR family transcriptional regulator → MDSAELQAMLREKMEQMPNKARRVVEYLLSNTREAAFLSIGEVAEKLDVSKAQLVRVSRMVGFSGYADLKDALQNSVLEHVNPTALLSKIMKNRQDLPEEILRMEHANLDDTWNQLKPQNIVKFCEMVRQANMVYCMGWGISSLVAEALYTRLMEMGIRSSLMKRGSVALIEQARTVTKGDIVVVCELPSYVIEVTESIERISSNGAKVITITDSPAAPVCQLSDLSFFASETSPTFGSSIVGPVFLIHILTSVLCVNLGEKVRAALHDQEMGLHDERIYYPAYGLRY
- the hisS gene encoding histidine--tRNA ligase, whose amino-acid sequence is MSEITAPKGVRDILPDESWKWDYVFGVLRKTAADFGFSEVHLPIFEHTELFSRGIGDTTDVVEKEMYTFTDKGGRSITLRPEATASMVRSYLEHRMGTLPQPVKLWCAGPMFRYERPQKGRYRQFWQVDFESLGSASPYADAEIIALSLEAFRRLGLSRLEVVINSVGCPACRPDYRQRLTEYFASREGDLCETCRDRMGRNPLRILDCKKESCRGVTEGAPSVYESLCSECREHFDAVRSSLDGLGAVYSMDKRLVRGLDYYTKTAYEVLSGALGSQNAVCGGGRYDNLAEAIGGPPVPGVGFAAGVDRILMVMEQEGCSFGEEPRLDVFGIALDSRSRAGILSVVNLLRKKGISADMDFNDRSMKAQMKTASARNARLVCIIGEDELARGTVAIKNLATGEQKEIAGECLAEAVQETLSTLKG
- a CDS encoding stage V sporulation protein S, whose product is MEVLKVSAKSQPKSVAGAIAAVLREKGAVEVQAVGAGAVNQSVKSIAIARGYVAPNGIDLICIPAFSKISIDDEERTAIRFQLESR
- a CDS encoding metal-dependent hydrolase codes for the protein MVRIRYLGHAAFELKGEGATILVDPFLSGNPSAAAAPGDFESVDFIFVTHGHDDHLGDTVEIASRTGATVAANFEICHYLGGKGLKCHPMHIGGAFTFPFGRVKMTPALHGSDITEGDHLIPGGNPCGFLFDIGGVKIYHAGDTGLTMDMQLLAMEGVKAALLPIGGNFVMDVKDAVRAVGFIHPEIAVPIHYDTFPVIQADPGEFARLVGSAAKVVVMKAGECLELA
- the aspS gene encoding aspartate--tRNA ligase encodes the protein MEGTHRHYDGNWQRTFYCGMVSGRAGEEIPAAVNGWVRRRRDLGGLIFIELWDHTGVVQVVFNPELTPEVHERAGDLRSEFVIAVRGRIRLRPEGTANPSMRTGDWEIVAEDFLLLSPAAPLPFEISEATDRVDENLRLRHRYLDLRRDRMQRNLRIRHRISMFTRNFLSGEGFLEIETPMLTLSTPEGARDYLVPSRVNPGTFYALPQSPQIFKQILMISGFDRYFQIVKCFRDEDLRADRQPEFTQVDIEMSYLTEENIFSLMEVYMKGLFKEILGVDIPVPFRRMPYWEAIDRFGSDKPDLRIPFEIADLSSVFAGAGFEPFRETLAGGGYVRGLPLPGGAALSRKNLSDVEEKAKKLGAGGLSAFQLKEGVLKGPLVKFLDEEQQALLVKVSGLQEGDALFVLAGSDRREVSEILGSLRLDLARERGLVLSDRWEFLWVVEFPLFEKDEEAGRWAAVHHPFTSPMAEDIALLDTDPGMVRSRAYDCVLNGNEVGGGSIRIHDPAVQEKVFSCLSFTREDARARFGFFLDALASGTPPHGGIALGLDRLTMLLCGASSIRDVMAFPKTQKAQCLMSGAPSPVSQDQLDELRICSVPEERK
- a CDS encoding metallophosphoesterase; this translates as MDKNWWMPLYSVLFGIYVPEEIRELKGDVVMHLADTPSTVYGALRRLVKAISPRWIVHTGDLVDDVKLELSPAELPRYRTKLEHLRRSLEGDDSPGLVFVTGNHDDESTVREMFPDSVVFRERGRIELCGEGFNLSHDRACLGEPPLRYNLFGHEPSKADLSEQGRFYLNGLLGVHIISPSLGKVYCLPYPGYVDDGRLGRRKRGL